The genomic stretch TAATAGACGAAGATTTTAATGCATCCCTCTGACCTATAAATGGAACAGGTCTATGTTTTACACAATGGTGGTACATTTAGCAGTGAAAATACCCACAAAGATGGTCTCACCAAAGTACTTTGTGGGAAGTATTGTTCACCAAGCAACCACACTAACAGCCAGCCTTCGTGGTCGAGAAAAAGGTGGGAATTCCACATTCATGTCAGGATGATACAAGATTTTGGCAGTAGAAGATCAGTTGTATTCGTTTGCGCCACCCAATAGAACGAATTCGTTGCACCAATAAACTGGATATTCGAGCCTGCAGACACCGTAAGTCCAGATTCGTGCCCTCGTAGTTTCACGCCCGAAAATGGATGAGACCTTCGTCCGGAGATGAGCGGACACCGAGAGGTCGGATGATCAAAATGGCCCAACTATACTTGATGACGGAAAACCAATACGGAACATATGGAGTAATATAAGTTCCAAATTAAGTACGATCAAGCTAAGGGAAACGCTACAGATACATGCTAACAGAACTAATATGTAGTAGTATAGGGTGTTATACAAAAGATATACATTTGCTAATCTTGGCACAAATATACTGACTTAAACAGCAATTCCAGACTCCAAGCACAGTAGAACAAATGGATATGTGATATATAGGCTGATGATCACTGAATTGTGTCTATACAAACTTGCTAACATACTAACTTGCTACTAGATTACAATTCTGGCTGAGATCTCTTCACCTCGTTGTGTAGATAGCATTCCGAGAATAACCGGAACACCGGGCACCGGCCGTGAGTAGTCGAAAAGGTCGTGGGCTGACCTCGGCCCTCGCGATTATCACCACATTTTTGCCAGTCGGATGTCATTTATTTGTGAATTGTTTTTCTTCACGTTTACGACTCCAACGCTGCCATAGTCTTTGTTGATTGAATCTACGACAGCAAGGCTTGATAAACTAACGCGGCCAGAAAGTTCTACGAGTTATAGAACTTTTAAAAAAAAATCGAGTTGAATTGGCAGTCTGACAAGCCAATACGTGATATTATAGTAAACAAACAAATACCCCTCGAAACCCTCGCGCCGGTCAATTTCGACTTGCGGGCACCAGATTACGAAACTACTACTGTTTATTGCAAGACTATCTAGACAAACACCTGGAAAAACACAACAATGAGTTACTATACCAGTAACACAGCACCATTAGGCTACGGAAACTACAATCCAGGAATTGGCCAGAGATCTGGCATCAACCACTTGCAACAGCCTCAGATTCCGGGAATCCAATCCCTGAATGCCCCGCAGTCCGAACAGGCTGCAgcagctgctgctgctgcaCAACAACATGGCCGTCAAGGACAAGCCAGACAGGTACAGCCAGATGAGTTGAAGACATCATCAGCCGATACTCCAAAAAAAGAACGTAAAAACAGACCAGGCATGAAGTTCGGtgcgaagaagaagtccTGGGTATGGTCGTGGTTTGTTCAAGACAACAGTGATCCCAACATTGCAGCCTGTGACTACTGTGGAAAGATTATTATCAGATTGGCTTCAGATAAAGGCTCACCCAAAAAGCTAAGCGAACATTTGCGTACtcacaagttgaacaaagacACCATAAACTATTCGCGTTCGGTACCTATCGACGGCTATGGAGTTACCTTCACCAACTCCGGAGAACCCATCAACTACCCATCCAATTACGAGCAGGCTCCACAATCTACACAGACCAGTGCCGCAGGTTCCGTGGCTGGCAACGCTGTAGCACTCGATGATGACAAGAGAAGATCGGCTCCTCCCAAAACGAAACAAGCCGACTTCAATACTGTTGCCTCAGCTCCAAAGCGGTTCCTCTCGGCCGAGTTCGACAACTCTCCTTATACGTCGATGAAGTTCCACCGTCacttgatgaaattcttgactGAAAACAAGTTACCCATCAATGCAATCAAGTCTAAGTCTTTCCGCCAGTTGATATACGATCTCCGTTCAGACTCCGTCAAtgacttgttggaattgaccAACTTGTACAGCTCGTTGATCGAAGTTAGTCGTTATAGTGATGGTCCTGGCAATCCAGATCCTGAAG from Scheffersomyces stipitis CBS 6054 chromosome 2, complete sequence encodes the following:
- the BED1.2 gene encoding hypotehtical protein (putative zinc finger protein~go_funtion DNA binding), which codes for MSYYTSNTAPLGYGNYNPGIGQRSGINHLQQPQIPGIQSSNAPQSEQAAAAAAAAQQHGRQGQARQVQPDELKTSSADTPKKERKNRPGMKFGAKKKSWVWSWFVQDNSDPNIAACDYCGKIIIRLASDKGSPKKLSEHLRTHKLNKDTINYSRSVPIDGYGVTFTNSGEPINYPSNYEQAPQSTQTSAAGSVAGNAVALDDDKRRSAPPKTKQADFNTVASAPKRFLSAEFDNSPYTSMKFHRHLMKFLTENKLPINAIKSKSFRQLIYDLRSDSVNDLLELTNLYSSLIEVSRYSDGPGNPDPEASAVNALANVVENKMNNS